In Mycolicibacter virginiensis, the DNA window TCAAGTGAACTTTAAATTAGCAAGTAGATGGTGATGAGTCGAGACTACGGTCAGTACTGCGGACTTGCCCGGGCCCTGGATGTGGTGGGCGACCGGTGGAATCTGTTGATCGTCCGCCAGCTCCTGATGGGCCCGGCCCGCTACCGCGACTTGCGCACCGGGCTGTCGGGGATCGCAACCAACCTGCTCACCGACCGGCTCCGCGATCTCGAGACCGCAGGGGTCCTCGAGCGGCGGTTGTCCGAAGACGGCAAGGCGCTCTCCTACGCCCTGACGCCCTGGGGCGCGCAGTTGCGCGAGCCCATCTACGCGCTGGTCCGCTGGTCGACGCCGCTGATGGTCCGCGGCCCCCAGGGCGACGAACTCCGCGCCGAGTGGCTGCGGCTCGCACTGCCCGCCCTGTTCGCCGACCGGGTGCCCGCGGGCCCGTCGGTGGCGGTGGGAATCGCGGTGGACGGCGGAACGGTGCAATTGCAGACC includes these proteins:
- a CDS encoding winged helix-turn-helix transcriptional regulator; translation: MSRDYGQYCGLARALDVVGDRWNLLIVRQLLMGPARYRDLRTGLSGIATNLLTDRLRDLETAGVLERRLSEDGKALSYALTPWGAQLREPIYALVRWSTPLMVRGPQGDELRAEWLRLALPALFADRVPAGPSVAVGIAVDGGTVQLQTTEAGIEVGEPDGRPLDAVLHTEAPIVLGLAAGVLSFDDVMALVEIDGDQSALRKFFDAPTTLPDTVCGAR